In Stigmatopora argus isolate UIUO_Sarg chromosome 10, RoL_Sarg_1.0, whole genome shotgun sequence, the following proteins share a genomic window:
- the LOC144083340 gene encoding peptidyl-prolyl cis-trans isomerase FKBP3-like has product MNQEARRVCTAEQLKSDDLLKNAGQTSSQDDAAHSSLNEHRLLGNLKNVAKTTRKGHLIDAITKIPPKGTWFPAYVQIG; this is encoded by the exons ATGAACCAGGAAGCAAGACGGgtgtgcactgcagagcagctcaaaagtgacgatttgctgAAGAATGCCGGACAAACTtcctcacaggacgatgcagcacattcg tccctcaacgagcacagactgctgggaaacctcaagaatgtggccaaaacgaccagaaaggggcatcttatcgacgccataacaaa aattccacccaaggggacctggtttcctgcctatgtacagataggctga